One window of Akkermansia biwaensis genomic DNA carries:
- a CDS encoding Panacea domain-containing protein, with the protein MANHITTQKLCNWFIQRANENGTPLNPVKLNHLVILADWWHLHRNGIRLINETAEAWPQGPVLPSIYHEYKDQAPWGAIEHPSRRQPPLEPETDAIPSLEQIWKQYYKYTGQQLARSSMSPHSPWQLAQGRHGTPERQQITEEYVKEYFRSLAN; encoded by the coding sequence ATGGCCAATCACATTACCACGCAAAAACTCTGCAACTGGTTCATTCAACGGGCGAATGAAAACGGAACTCCCCTGAATCCCGTCAAACTCAACCATCTGGTCATCCTCGCGGACTGGTGGCATCTGCACAGAAACGGAATCCGCCTCATCAACGAGACCGCCGAAGCATGGCCCCAAGGTCCCGTGCTTCCCTCCATCTACCACGAATACAAGGACCAAGCCCCCTGGGGCGCCATTGAACACCCCAGCCGGCGCCAGCCTCCGCTGGAACCGGAGACGGACGCCATTCCCTCCCTGGAGCAGATATGGAAACAGTACTACAAATACACGGGCCAGCAACTGGCCCGTAGCAGCATGTCGCCCCATTCCCCCTGGCAGCTTGCCCAGGGACGCCACGGAACGCCGGAACGCCAGCAGATCACGGAAGAATACGTGAAGGAATACTTCCGCTCCCTGGCAAACTGA
- a CDS encoding YbjQ family protein, which produces MYVSTLETTPGQSIEKVLGHVTGNAVKARHVGSDIMASLKTLVGGEITQYSQLMNDTRALAIERMQENAQAMGANAVIGLRFASSEIGQGLSELLAYGTAVVLRPEP; this is translated from the coding sequence ATGTACGTCAGCACTCTTGAAACAACTCCCGGCCAGTCCATTGAGAAGGTTCTGGGCCACGTGACCGGAAACGCCGTCAAGGCCCGCCATGTGGGCTCCGATATCATGGCAAGCCTGAAAACCCTGGTAGGCGGAGAGATCACACAGTATTCCCAGCTCATGAACGATACCCGCGCCCTGGCCATTGAGCGGATGCAGGAGAACGCACAGGCCATGGGGGCCAATGCCGTCATCGGACTGCGTTTTGCCAGCAGTGAAATCGGCCAGGGCCTCAGCGAATTGCTGGCTTACGGCACCGCCGTCGTCCTGCGTCCGGAGCCGTGA
- a CDS encoding DUF2207 domain-containing protein, which yields MMNAAFHISHAGIRRMAGACLPLFLVFLAVCGGMRAAGAPWEVRGYDVEMRVSRNAGVSVTERISVFFSEYSHGLYRTIPTALRMKRIVNGREKEYLYRLRVDDVRVQGSGFSCQRQQDEGRSLLIRAGTPDRLQKGDAEYVLSYTVQMPDDLVKEYDEFYYNIIGTDWEVPLNGVRFSIAFDKLADLSGFRMYRGTYGSRDERGMDYEISGNAVRGTVDGRLGAHEGLTAYVRLPEGYFEGAPKPPSFLISVFAAVCVGLAAGAVCLMFRTFRTGRNHKRETGNPFPVPPELDSASLAFARGGVPRNRLLLSLVLWLVSKGCMKVKEEDGTVSVRLMKGAHHLPPHARTFLHGLFASGKGNWVPLGLFRSGFSRVLEKSFQQLEDGFRGERRLGNGLGGRMALMAFAISLAASAAISLAGWHHSFMVHFGAVVGGTIVLGFLGMGMIYTSGRQSGRGLWIRVVLPVLCMAGLLFGVAAAFRLLADAVMVNFYYDAWLWVCLGSVCTAFLALALARKESAYKRKTAAEAAELLAFMKNAEPDRLRRLSETNPGYFWSLLPYAYAWGVDDKWIQKFKTLEIPVPEWYQGGMNAENPVFYAVAWSLSCHLNMFLLSLPSGPGNGMSPWDAGSSSSFSGRGGVSGGGGFSGGGFGGGGGGSW from the coding sequence ATGATGAATGCCGCATTCCACATCAGTCATGCTGGGATACGCCGGATGGCGGGAGCCTGCCTGCCGCTTTTTCTCGTGTTCCTGGCGGTTTGCGGAGGAATGCGGGCGGCCGGGGCCCCCTGGGAGGTGCGCGGGTATGATGTGGAAATGAGGGTTTCCCGGAATGCGGGCGTTTCCGTAACGGAGCGCATCTCCGTCTTCTTCAGCGAATACAGCCACGGCCTGTACCGCACCATCCCCACGGCCCTGCGCATGAAGCGCATCGTCAACGGACGGGAAAAGGAATACCTGTACCGCCTCCGGGTGGACGACGTCAGGGTGCAGGGAAGCGGCTTCTCCTGCCAAAGACAGCAGGATGAGGGCAGAAGCCTTCTGATACGGGCGGGAACCCCGGACCGGTTGCAGAAGGGCGATGCCGAATATGTGCTTTCCTACACGGTGCAAATGCCCGATGACCTGGTGAAGGAATACGACGAATTCTACTACAATATCATCGGCACGGACTGGGAAGTCCCTTTGAACGGCGTGCGCTTTTCCATTGCCTTTGACAAGCTCGCTGACTTGTCCGGCTTCCGGATGTACCGGGGAACCTATGGAAGCAGGGATGAACGTGGAATGGACTATGAAATCTCCGGCAATGCCGTTCGCGGAACGGTGGACGGCAGGCTGGGAGCGCATGAGGGGTTAACGGCTTATGTTCGTCTGCCGGAAGGGTATTTTGAAGGCGCTCCCAAGCCCCCTTCCTTCCTGATTTCCGTCTTTGCCGCCGTGTGTGTCGGTCTGGCCGCCGGGGCTGTCTGCCTGATGTTCCGGACCTTCCGGACCGGAAGAAATCACAAAAGGGAAACGGGGAATCCCTTTCCTGTTCCTCCGGAACTGGACAGTGCCTCCCTGGCGTTTGCACGGGGCGGCGTTCCGCGCAACAGACTGCTTCTTTCCCTGGTTCTCTGGCTGGTCTCCAAGGGCTGCATGAAGGTGAAGGAAGAGGATGGGACCGTTTCCGTGCGCCTGATGAAGGGTGCGCATCATCTGCCGCCGCATGCGCGCACGTTCCTGCACGGCCTGTTCGCATCCGGCAAGGGAAACTGGGTGCCCCTGGGACTCTTCCGGTCCGGTTTTTCCCGCGTTCTGGAGAAATCCTTTCAACAGCTTGAGGACGGATTCCGGGGAGAACGCAGGCTTGGGAACGGACTGGGCGGCCGCATGGCACTAATGGCTTTTGCCATTTCCCTGGCGGCCTCCGCCGCCATCAGCCTGGCGGGCTGGCATCATTCCTTCATGGTCCATTTTGGCGCCGTCGTGGGCGGCACAATCGTGCTGGGCTTTTTGGGGATGGGAATGATTTATACATCCGGCAGGCAATCGGGGAGGGGGCTGTGGATCAGGGTTGTCCTTCCTGTTCTCTGCATGGCCGGGCTGCTGTTCGGCGTGGCGGCAGCCTTCCGCCTTCTGGCCGATGCGGTGATGGTGAACTTCTATTATGATGCGTGGCTGTGGGTTTGCCTGGGGTCCGTTTGCACCGCGTTTCTGGCCCTGGCGCTTGCCCGTAAGGAATCCGCCTACAAAAGAAAAACGGCGGCGGAGGCCGCGGAACTGCTGGCCTTCATGAAAAACGCGGAACCGGACCGGCTCCGGCGGCTGTCGGAGACAAACCCCGGCTATTTCTGGTCCCTGCTTCCGTATGCGTACGCATGGGGCGTGGATGACAAGTGGATTCAGAAATTCAAGACTTTGGAAATACCTGTCCCGGAATGGTATCAGGGCGGGATGAACGCTGAAAATCCGGTGTTTTACGCTGTTGCGTGGAGCCTGTCCTGCCATTTGAACATGTTCCTTCTGTCCTTGCCCTCGGGACCGGGAAATGGCATGTCCCCCTGGGATGCCGGCTCTTCATCCTCCTTTTCCGGCAGGGGAGGGGTCTCCGGAGGCGGAGGATTCAGCGGAGGGGGATTCGGGGGCGGAGGCGGCGGTTCGTGGTAA
- a CDS encoding protein jag, with the protein MTVQEIAEQSLKSLLASLGFSAEVEITETDGIICLNVSSPDSRYIIGNDGDRLDDLQYLVNRMIQRKIEDAPRVKVDCDHYRERNEARLLEKALSLAARVQESGKPMKMQPLNAYHRRLVHNALQSVEGVTTESEEGDGRYKRITIRRV; encoded by the coding sequence ATGACGGTGCAAGAAATAGCTGAACAAAGTTTGAAGAGCCTGCTGGCTTCACTGGGATTTTCTGCGGAAGTTGAAATAACGGAGACGGACGGCATCATATGCCTGAACGTTTCCTCCCCGGACTCCAGGTACATCATCGGAAATGACGGGGACAGGCTGGATGACCTGCAATATCTGGTCAACCGCATGATCCAGCGCAAGATTGAAGACGCGCCCCGCGTGAAGGTGGATTGCGACCATTACCGGGAACGCAACGAAGCGCGCCTTCTGGAGAAGGCCCTTTCCCTGGCCGCCCGCGTGCAGGAGAGCGGCAAGCCCATGAAGATGCAGCCCCTCAACGCCTATCACCGCCGCCTGGTTCACAATGCCCTTCAATCCGTGGAGGGCGTCACGACGGAGTCTGAGGAAGGGGACGGCCGCTACAAGCGGATCACGATCCGCCGGGTATAG
- the katE gene encoding catalase HPII produces MKKKTQQMQDRLAPFPDGKEAEPHYTDTIDPELIKPTPKPTPPNAEPSAPGSMKMPENTSEKIKDLDTMRDNGMGKPLTTNLGVKIADDQNTLKAGSRGPSLLEDFHFLEKMAHFDQERIPERVVHARGSGAHGYFQVYKSLSKYTKAAFLQDPSEKTPVFVRFSNVQGFRGSPDTVRDIRGFATKFYTREGNYDLVGNDTPVFFIQDSIKFPDFIHAVKPEPHNEMPQGQTAHDSFWDYVSLQPETLHNVMWLMSDRGIPRSYRTIEGFGIHTYKLVNEDGKSTFVRFHWKPVYGKKSLIWDEAQDLTGRDPDFHRKDLWQSIEGGDYPEFELGLQIIPEEDLDKFDFDILDATKLIPEALVPVEIVGKMVLNRNPDNFFAETEQVAFCPANIVPGIDFSDDPLLQGRIFSYSDTQRHRLGGANFTEIPINRPVCPFHNNQRDGFHRMQIDTAPANYNPNSIGDNWPRETPEAAEDGGFTTTPERVEGIKERLRSPSFAEYYSHPRLFWMSQTPVEQEHIINAFGFELSKVTRPYIRERVVDLLTRIDPDLAGGVARNLGIELTREQLSRELPKPVCGLEKDPALSLYAKPDGNLKGMRVSLLVADGVSLKSVEEICDALHKEGVHPQIIAAHMGTVKTEEGEDLLVDGSLAANLSVLFDSVIVPEGAQSIQTLLTDGDAKYHLRQAYRHLKAIGLPGDAREMLQAASLPDDMDDAGLLTPKDTKALMKPFITAMKQHRTWAREHKALDFGA; encoded by the coding sequence ATGAAAAAAAAGACCCAGCAGATGCAAGACCGGCTCGCCCCGTTCCCGGACGGGAAAGAGGCGGAACCCCATTATACGGACACCATTGATCCGGAACTGATCAAGCCGACGCCCAAACCCACTCCTCCCAACGCGGAACCTTCCGCCCCCGGCTCCATGAAAATGCCGGAAAACACCTCGGAAAAAATCAAAGACCTGGATACCATGCGCGACAACGGCATGGGAAAGCCCCTTACCACCAACCTCGGAGTAAAAATAGCCGATGATCAAAATACGCTCAAGGCAGGCAGCAGAGGCCCCTCCCTGCTGGAAGACTTTCACTTTCTGGAAAAAATGGCTCATTTTGACCAGGAGCGGATACCGGAACGAGTGGTTCACGCAAGAGGTTCCGGGGCACATGGTTATTTTCAGGTATACAAATCCCTTTCCAAATACACCAAGGCGGCCTTTCTGCAGGATCCGTCAGAAAAAACACCAGTCTTTGTGCGTTTTTCCAACGTGCAGGGATTCCGGGGATCCCCGGATACGGTGAGGGACATCCGCGGATTCGCCACCAAATTCTATACCAGGGAGGGGAATTACGACCTGGTGGGCAACGACACGCCCGTCTTCTTCATTCAGGACTCCATCAAATTCCCGGACTTCATCCATGCCGTGAAGCCGGAACCCCACAACGAAATGCCGCAGGGGCAGACCGCCCACGACTCCTTCTGGGATTATGTCTCCCTGCAGCCGGAAACGCTGCACAACGTCATGTGGCTTATGTCCGACCGCGGCATCCCCAGAAGCTACAGGACCATTGAAGGATTCGGCATCCATACGTACAAACTGGTCAACGAAGATGGGAAAAGCACCTTCGTCCGCTTCCACTGGAAACCCGTTTACGGGAAAAAATCCCTGATCTGGGACGAAGCCCAGGACCTTACCGGACGGGACCCGGACTTCCACCGCAAAGACCTGTGGCAGTCCATTGAAGGCGGAGACTACCCGGAATTTGAACTGGGCCTGCAAATCATTCCGGAAGAAGACTTGGACAAATTCGACTTCGACATCCTGGACGCCACCAAGCTCATCCCCGAAGCGCTGGTGCCCGTGGAAATCGTCGGGAAAATGGTGCTGAACCGCAACCCGGACAACTTCTTTGCAGAAACGGAACAGGTCGCCTTCTGCCCCGCCAACATCGTTCCGGGCATCGACTTCTCCGACGACCCGCTGCTGCAGGGCCGCATCTTCTCCTACAGCGACACCCAGCGCCACCGCCTGGGAGGGGCGAACTTTACGGAAATCCCCATCAACCGCCCCGTCTGCCCCTTCCACAACAACCAGAGGGACGGATTCCACCGCATGCAGATAGATACCGCTCCGGCCAACTACAATCCCAACTCCATCGGCGACAACTGGCCGCGGGAAACTCCGGAAGCGGCGGAAGACGGAGGGTTCACCACCACTCCGGAACGCGTGGAAGGAATCAAGGAACGCCTCAGGAGCCCCTCCTTTGCGGAGTATTACTCCCATCCGCGCCTGTTCTGGATGAGCCAGACGCCCGTGGAACAGGAACACATCATCAACGCCTTCGGCTTTGAACTGAGCAAGGTGACCCGCCCCTACATCCGTGAACGGGTGGTGGACCTGCTGACGCGCATCGATCCGGACCTGGCAGGCGGAGTAGCCCGCAACCTGGGCATCGAACTGACCAGGGAACAGCTCAGCCGCGAACTGCCCAAGCCGGTCTGCGGCTTGGAAAAGGACCCGGCGCTGAGCCTGTACGCCAAGCCCGACGGCAACCTCAAGGGCATGCGCGTCTCCCTGCTGGTGGCGGACGGCGTCAGCCTGAAATCCGTGGAGGAAATCTGCGACGCCCTGCACAAGGAAGGAGTCCATCCCCAGATCATTGCCGCACATATGGGAACCGTTAAAACGGAAGAAGGGGAAGACCTGCTGGTGGACGGCAGCCTGGCCGCCAATCTTTCCGTCCTGTTTGACTCCGTCATCGTGCCCGAAGGCGCGCAGAGCATCCAGACCCTCCTGACGGACGGGGACGCCAAATACCACCTGCG
- a CDS encoding bifunctional proline dehydrogenase/L-glutamate gamma-semialdehyde dehydrogenase, translating to MTDSSIPDLMAAARRDKWTDQQLATKAVELAESILRQANAGMRRHERKQAEQLERMMDDPAGKAFTLALADRVFRPASPARGAELFRYLLGGYGVPKYLSGMDRLAMKVGDRLSVQFPGVVMPMITSQLRKESSNVILPAEDRKLRPHLRRRRKAGIRMNINQLGEAILGESEAHHRLQQVVDRLGDKDCDYISVKISAIFSQIHLVAFEETVKLIQERLRILYRAAITNAVTLPDGSKKPKFVNLDMEEYRDLHLTAEAFKRTLMEEEFMHLEAGIVLQAYLPDSWEEQMKLCAWAKERVEQGGARIKIRLVKGANLAMEKVEASMHDWAQAPYGTKAQVDANYKRMLHYGCMPENARYVQFGVASHNLFDLCYAMLLREREGVKDYVEFEMLEGMANHQARVIRESADGLLLYAPVVLKEDFHSAIAYLVRRLDENTCEENFLHDLFGMAPGSRTWDIQKRRFLKACQEKDSVKYGPNRTQNRATDPVEPTHYRDAFANERDTDWSLRQNSEWINGLIAAEKEKSGEEIPLVINGEQITTNLWGVGRDPSRHNEVSYKFAYADFDRVEHALDTADKARTSWAARSVGERAEILHNAARELSAIRGEAIAAMVRDAGKAPTEADVEVSEAIDFCRYYAEGLDRDGMNDGVEMTPLGTVCVMSPWNFPFAIPTGGVAAALMAGNTVVFKPSELAVYTAWQIVQAFWRAGVPKEVLQFVPMPRNEISHKFLTDPRLHGVIMTGSYRTGKMLRELRPDLAVLAETSGKDAMVITATADPDQAVKDLVKSAFGHSGQKCSAASLAIVEASVYDNPAFLRQLKDAAASLKVGGSWEVNSVVTPLIKEPEGNLLRALTQLEPGEEWLLKPEQSEDNPCLWSPGIRLGVKPGSWFHQTECFGPVLGIIRAENLEEAIDIQNDSEFGLTGGLQSLDEREIALWKSKVQVGNAYINRVITGAIVRRQPFGGWKHSSMGPGSKAGGPNYLTLLGRWSEKELPQKLRTPGERIAGLVEKLCSELPDCAKRIRSAAGSQAKWWMEEFGVEHDPSRIYGENNTFRYVPVKGILVRTEGMADDDVAILLLGAKLCGVELHLSVEEGRPWIQKMNGYYASLAVETEPSLIDRLPEIAGGVQFLRAKGISNALFDAARARELEVLDRPVLANGRLELLGFFREQAVSETVHRYGNIIPPPDSFKGATA from the coding sequence ATGACAGATTCCTCCATTCCGGACTTGATGGCGGCGGCGCGCCGTGACAAATGGACCGACCAGCAGCTGGCAACCAAGGCGGTTGAATTGGCTGAATCCATTCTCAGACAGGCCAATGCCGGGATGCGCAGACATGAAAGGAAGCAGGCGGAGCAATTGGAACGGATGATGGACGATCCCGCGGGCAAGGCGTTCACCCTGGCCCTGGCGGACCGCGTATTCCGCCCCGCTTCCCCCGCCCGCGGCGCGGAGCTGTTCCGCTACCTGCTGGGCGGCTACGGCGTGCCCAAATACCTGTCCGGCATGGACCGCCTGGCCATGAAGGTGGGGGACAGGCTGTCCGTTCAGTTTCCGGGCGTGGTGATGCCCATGATTACCAGCCAGTTGAGGAAGGAGAGCTCCAACGTGATTCTTCCGGCGGAGGACAGGAAGCTGCGTCCCCATCTGCGCCGCAGGCGCAAGGCCGGCATCCGGATGAACATCAACCAGCTTGGCGAAGCCATCTTGGGCGAATCGGAAGCCCACCATCGCCTCCAGCAGGTGGTGGACCGCCTGGGGGACAAGGACTGCGACTATATTTCCGTCAAGATTTCCGCCATTTTCAGCCAGATTCATCTGGTGGCCTTTGAAGAAACGGTCAAGCTGATCCAGGAGCGGCTGCGCATACTTTACCGCGCGGCCATCACGAATGCGGTCACGCTGCCGGACGGCTCCAAAAAGCCCAAATTCGTGAATCTGGACATGGAGGAATACCGGGACCTCCACCTGACGGCGGAGGCGTTCAAGCGCACGCTGATGGAGGAGGAGTTCATGCATCTGGAAGCCGGAATCGTCCTCCAGGCCTATCTGCCGGATTCCTGGGAGGAACAGATGAAGCTGTGCGCCTGGGCGAAGGAGCGCGTGGAGCAGGGGGGCGCCCGCATCAAGATACGCCTGGTGAAAGGGGCCAACCTGGCCATGGAAAAGGTGGAGGCCTCCATGCACGACTGGGCGCAGGCCCCGTACGGAACGAAAGCCCAGGTGGACGCCAACTACAAGCGCATGCTGCATTACGGCTGCATGCCGGAGAACGCCAGGTACGTCCAGTTCGGCGTGGCCTCCCACAACCTGTTTGACCTGTGCTACGCCATGCTCCTGCGGGAGCGCGAGGGCGTGAAGGACTACGTGGAGTTTGAAATGCTGGAAGGAATGGCCAACCACCAGGCCCGCGTGATCAGGGAATCCGCGGACGGGCTGCTGCTGTACGCCCCCGTGGTGCTGAAGGAGGACTTCCACAGCGCCATTGCCTATCTGGTGCGCCGGCTGGACGAGAACACCTGCGAGGAGAATTTCCTGCACGACCTCTTCGGCATGGCTCCTGGCTCCCGTACCTGGGACATCCAGAAAAGGCGGTTCCTGAAAGCCTGCCAGGAGAAGGACAGCGTCAAGTACGGTCCCAACCGCACGCAGAACCGCGCCACGGATCCCGTGGAGCCCACCCATTACCGGGACGCCTTTGCCAACGAGCGCGACACGGACTGGTCCCTGCGGCAGAATTCCGAATGGATCAACGGCCTGATTGCCGCGGAAAAGGAGAAATCCGGGGAGGAAATTCCCCTGGTCATCAACGGTGAGCAGATCACGACCAACCTGTGGGGCGTGGGCCGCGACCCGTCCCGGCACAACGAGGTCTCCTACAAGTTCGCCTACGCGGACTTCGACCGGGTTGAACATGCCCTGGACACGGCCGACAAGGCGCGGACTTCCTGGGCGGCCAGAAGCGTCGGTGAGCGTGCGGAAATCCTGCACAACGCCGCGCGGGAACTCTCCGCCATCCGCGGGGAGGCTATTGCCGCCATGGTCAGGGATGCGGGCAAGGCGCCCACGGAAGCGGATGTGGAAGTGAGTGAAGCCATTGACTTCTGCCGTTATTATGCGGAAGGCCTGGACCGGGACGGCATGAATGACGGGGTGGAAATGACCCCGCTGGGTACCGTTTGCGTGATGTCCCCGTGGAACTTCCCCTTTGCCATTCCCACCGGAGGCGTGGCCGCCGCGCTGATGGCCGGGAACACGGTGGTCTTCAAGCCGTCCGAGCTGGCCGTCTATACGGCCTGGCAGATTGTCCAGGCATTCTGGCGCGCGGGAGTGCCCAAGGAGGTGCTCCAGTTCGTGCCCATGCCGCGCAATGAAATCTCCCACAAATTCCTGACGGACCCGCGCCTGCACGGCGTGATCATGACAGGTTCCTACCGCACCGGAAAAATGCTGCGGGAACTGCGTCCGGACCTGGCCGTGCTGGCGGAAACCAGTGGGAAGGACGCCATGGTCATCACCGCCACGGCGGACCCGGACCAGGCCGTGAAAGACCTGGTAAAAAGCGCCTTCGGCCATTCAGGGCAGAAATGTTCCGCCGCCAGCCTGGCTATCGTGGAGGCTTCCGTTTACGACAACCCTGCCTTCCTGCGCCAGTTGAAGGACGCCGCCGCCAGCCTGAAAGTAGGCGGCTCCTGGGAGGTCAATTCCGTGGTCACGCCGCTTATCAAGGAACCGGAAGGCAATCTGCTGCGGGCGCTCACGCAGCTGGAACCCGGAGAAGAATGGCTGCTGAAGCCGGAGCAGTCGGAAGACAACCCGTGCCTGTGGTCGCCCGGCATCCGCCTGGGCGTGAAGCCGGGAAGCTGGTTCCACCAGACGGAATGCTTCGGCCCGGTGCTGGGCATCATCCGCGCGGAGAATCTGGAAGAAGCCATCGACATTCAGAACGACTCCGAATTCGGCCTGACCGGCGGCCTGCAATCCCTGGATGAACGGGAAATAGCCCTGTGGAAGAGCAAGGTGCAGGTGGGCAACGCCTACATCAACCGCGTCATTACCGGGGCCATTGTTCGCCGCCAGCCCTTCGGCGGCTGGAAGCACTCCTCCATGGGCCCCGGTTCCAAGGCGGGGGGACCCAACTACCTGACCCTGCTCGGGCGGTGGTCGGAAAAGGAACTTCCCCAGAAACTGCGGACTCCCGGCGAACGCATCGCCGGGCTGGTGGAAAAACTGTGTTCCGAACTGCCGGACTGCGCCAAGCGCATCCGCTCCGCCGCTGGTTCCCAGGCCAAGTGGTGGATGGAGGAATTCGGCGTGGAGCATGACCCCTCCCGCATTTACGGGGAAAATAACACGTTCCGCTATGTTCCCGTGAAGGGAATCCTGGTCCGGACGGAAGGCATGGCGGACGACGATGTAGCCATCCTGCTGCTGGGCGCCAAGCTTTGCGGCGTGGAACTGCACCTCAGCGTGGAGGAAGGGCGCCCGTGGATTCAGAAAATGAACGGTTATTACGCCTCCCTGGCCGTGGAAACGGAGCCGTCGCTCATTGACCGCCTGCCGGAAATAGCCGGCGGAGTACAATTCCTGCGCGCGAAGGGCATTTCAAACGCCCTGTTTGACGCAGCCCGCGCCCGGGAACTGGAAGTGCTGGACCGTCCCGTACTGGCCAACGGCCGTTTGGAACTGCTCGGATTCTTCCGGGAACAGGCCGTTTCCGAGACGGTGCACCGTTACGGCAACATCATTCCGCCGCCGGACAGCTTCAAAGGGGCCACGGCTTAA
- a CDS encoding DUF1287 domain-containing protein, with protein MKFAAALSFLFLSCSAFLMADNAALAAKAREQIGVTTSYDGSYQVIPYPNGDVPKDTGVCTDVVIRALRAFGLDLQKAVHEDMRANFSRYPNLWGLKGTDRSIDHRRVPNLRTFFTRKGWSVPVTKTAADYLPGDLVTWNLDAGGLPHIGIVSDKKTEQGTPLIIHNIGSGTQEEDCLFSFTITGHYRPALKR; from the coding sequence ATGAAATTTGCCGCCGCTCTCTCTTTCCTGTTCCTCTCCTGTTCCGCGTTCCTGATGGCGGACAACGCCGCGCTGGCCGCCAAGGCGCGCGAACAGATAGGAGTGACCACCTCCTACGACGGTTCCTACCAGGTCATCCCCTACCCCAACGGGGATGTTCCCAAGGACACGGGCGTATGCACGGACGTGGTCATCCGCGCCCTGCGGGCATTCGGCCTGGACCTCCAGAAAGCGGTGCACGAGGACATGAGGGCCAATTTTTCCAGGTACCCGAACCTGTGGGGCCTGAAGGGCACGGACCGCAGCATCGACCACCGCCGGGTGCCCAACCTGCGCACCTTCTTTACCCGCAAGGGATGGTCCGTGCCCGTCACGAAGACGGCGGCGGATTACCTGCCCGGCGACCTCGTCACGTGGAATCTGGACGCAGGGGGCCTACCCCACATCGGCATCGTTTCCGACAAAAAGACGGAGCAAGGCACGCCGCTGATCATCCACAACATCGGCAGCGGCACGCAGGAGGAAGACTGCCTGTTTTCCTTCACCATTACCGGACATTACCGCCCGGCGCTGAAACGCTGA
- the purD gene encoding phosphoribosylamine--glycine ligase produces MKIAVIGKGGREHALVKALKESPSAPEMYCFPGSDAINRLAEPIPARDLPTLIDWMVSNKVDLCVAGEESYLVKDEGLANACARVGIPCWGPVKESAQLEASKEFAKEFLLRHRIPTGQARVAATLEEAQEFIGGVYPTVLKFDGLAAGKGVAVCMCREEADAFLKEVFTDRRFGEGRLLVEEFLTGPEVSIFGALVDDHYLILCPARDYKRLKEGDAGPNTGGMGAVASRRLVEPEMLERIEKEIVAPTVAGLKKDGLPYRGFLYFGLMLTPNGPKVIEYNCRFGDPECQAVMPLLSGDLASFCLHGARGEFTPEEISFKNGWSVCCVLASKGYPESSHSGDAISGLDDVTNASVYHAGTRWNGDRNCYETNGGRVLAVVAQGETLSEARQRAHNETKKVSFDGLQRRPDIGFASFV; encoded by the coding sequence ATGAAAATTGCCGTCATTGGAAAAGGTGGGCGTGAACACGCGCTGGTCAAGGCACTGAAGGAATCTCCGTCCGCTCCGGAAATGTATTGCTTCCCGGGCAGCGACGCCATCAACCGCCTGGCCGAGCCCATTCCCGCCAGGGATCTGCCTACGCTGATCGACTGGATGGTTTCCAATAAGGTGGACCTGTGCGTAGCCGGGGAAGAAAGCTACCTGGTGAAGGACGAAGGGCTGGCCAACGCCTGCGCCAGGGTCGGGATTCCATGCTGGGGGCCGGTCAAGGAAAGCGCCCAGCTGGAAGCCAGCAAGGAATTCGCCAAGGAGTTCCTGCTGCGCCACCGGATTCCCACCGGGCAGGCCCGCGTGGCCGCCACGCTGGAAGAGGCGCAGGAATTCATCGGCGGAGTTTATCCCACCGTCCTGAAGTTTGACGGACTGGCCGCAGGCAAGGGCGTGGCCGTGTGCATGTGCCGGGAGGAGGCGGATGCCTTCCTGAAAGAGGTGTTCACGGACAGGCGCTTTGGAGAAGGCCGCCTGCTGGTGGAAGAGTTTTTAACCGGACCGGAGGTTTCTATCTTTGGCGCCCTGGTGGACGACCATTACCTGATCCTGTGCCCGGCGCGGGACTACAAGCGCCTCAAGGAGGGCGACGCCGGCCCCAACACGGGCGGCATGGGCGCCGTGGCGTCCCGCCGGCTGGTAGAGCCTGAAATGCTGGAACGCATTGAGAAGGAAATCGTGGCCCCGACCGTAGCCGGACTGAAGAAAGACGGCCTTCCCTACCGCGGCTTCCTGTACTTCGGCCTGATGCTGACCCCAAATGGCCCCAAGGTCATTGAGTACAACTGCCGCTTCGGCGATCCGGAATGCCAGGCCGTGATGCCCCTGCTTTCCGGCGATCTGGCCTCCTTCTGCCTGCATGGCGCCAGGGGGGAGTTCACGCCGGAAGAAATCTCCTTCAAGAACGGCTGGAGCGTTTGCTGCGTTCTGGCTTCCAAAGGATATCCGGAATCATCCCATTCCGGAGATGCCATCAGCGGCCTGGACGACGTAACGAACGCCTCCGTCTATCATGCCGGCACCCGGTGGAACGGAGACAGGAACTGCTATGAAACCAACGGCGGCCGCGTGCTGGCCGTGGTGGCGCAGGGAGAAACCCTTTCCGAGGCGCGCCAGCGCGCCCATAACGAAACGAAGAAGGTGAGCTTCGACGGCTTGCAGCGCAGGCCGGACATCGGCTTTGCCAGCTTTGTCTGA